The Cytophagales bacterium genome includes a window with the following:
- a CDS encoding biopolymer transporter ExbD yields the protein MIKRKSRGSATINASTMADIAFLLLVFFLMVTTIATDKGLPILLPPKIDPDEPPPEIKMKQRNIWKVLINSKDMLLVEEERMDVSLLKEKTKEFLANRKRNPRLSDSPKDAVVSIKADRGTSYDMYINVIDEIKTAYHELRAEFLGITVEKYLRLNKKNKGDKAMYDKARREYPLQISEAEPTDYGI from the coding sequence ATGATCAAAAGAAAATCAAGAGGATCCGCAACGATCAACGCCAGCACCATGGCCGACATCGCTTTTTTGTTGTTGGTTTTTTTCCTTATGGTCACCACTATTGCTACGGATAAAGGGCTTCCTATCCTTTTGCCTCCCAAGATAGATCCGGATGAGCCGCCCCCGGAAATTAAAATGAAACAGAGAAATATCTGGAAGGTTTTGATCAACTCAAAAGACATGCTGTTGGTTGAGGAAGAAAGAATGGACGTATCACTATTAAAAGAAAAAACAAAAGAGTTTTTAGCTAACCGGAAACGTAACCCGAGACTTTCTGACAGCCCCAAGGATGCCGTGGTGTCTATTAAGGCAGACAGGGGGACCAGTTATGACATGTATATCAACGTAATAGATGAGATCAAAACTGCTTATCATGAACTAAGAGCAGAATTTTTAGGTATTACAGTAGAGAAATATCTCAGGCTAAATAAAAAAAATAAAGGTGACAAAGCTATGTATGATAAAGCCCGAAGGGAATACCCATTGCAGATATCGGAGGCAGAACCTACGGATTATGGGATTTAA